The genome window GAGCTTTTATACAAATCACTTAAATTGATAGCAGATAATGAGCTGGATCTTCCCGGAAAAGAAAGCTTTATCCTAACTACTGAATGAACTACTCGACAATGCCATCGAGGTATCAACTAAAAACGGACATCTTTTTTTGTATGTTTTTTTAAGGAGCACCCATTTTGAAAGAGACTTTATTTTTTTAGACCGTCCAAATAGGGCGTCATTTCGCACTTTCCCTACTAAAGGGATCTCTTTCGGGAGATTCGTGACCTCCTCTCTTTGGTAAGGGCCAGGAGATATGGCTCCGCTGGGAACAGATGAGTGGATCGGTGTCCGGTATGACGGATCTGGAACATACATTTTTACTGAGCGCCCTTTATGGACAGCATCGGAATTAAATCACTTACGATTAAATAAAATGGCCGAAAAGTCAGAAAATCAGACAACTAAAAAGGGAAAAAGTAAAAAATCTGAAAACTTATTTCCTGTTGTTGCTATTGGTGCCTCAGCGGGGGGGTTAACTCCTTTCAAAACATTACTCAGAGCCACCGGAGAAGAGCCCGGCATGGCTTTTATTTTTGTACAGCATTTAGATCCTGACCACGAGAGCCTGCTGCCCGAAATTCTTCGAAAAGAGACAAAAATGCCGGTAGCAGAGATGTCGGGTGAATGTAAAATTGAGCCCAACCACGTCTATGTGATGCCCAGTAATAAATTGATGAGGGCAGAGGATGGTAAATTGCAGCTCACAGATCGGCCCGAAAAGAAAAAATCAGAACGTGTTCTTCCCGTCGACCTGTTATTTACAGCGCTGGCTGAAGTTTATGAATCACGTGCCATTGGAGTGGTACTGTCTGGCACGGCATCGGATGGCACCAAAGGGTTAAAAACCATAAAAGATGCAGGGGGCATAACATTTGCACAGAGTGTGGAGTCGGCAGAATATAATGGAATGCCCGGCAGCGCAATACATGCAGGGGTCGTTGATTTTGTGCTACAACCGGAGGAGATTCCCAAAAAATTACTTGAGATAAAGCACTTCATTAAAACGGATGATGCTTTAGAGACCTCTTCGGACGATGATGATGATGAGAGTGACTATATGCAAATTATCACCCTGTTGCGGGTTCGGAAAGGCACTGACTTTACCTATTACAAACAGACCACAATCCGCAGAAGAATACTTCGAAGGATGGCAATCAACAAAATTAAAAAGGTGTCCGCCTATCTTGACTATTTAAGAGAGAACAGAGAGGAACAAGATACCCTTTATAGCGATTTTTTGATTCCGGTTACCTCATTCTTTCGTGACCCAAAAATATTTGAACATCTATCCAACCAATTTTTACCGGATCTTGTCGATAACATTCCCGATGATAAAACCGTACGGGTATGGGTGGCAGGTTGCAGCACAGGCGAAGAGGCGTATACTCTGGCCATTCTGTTTAGAGAACTTTTAGAATCCCGAACAGTGGGAAACCCCGGAAAAAAAGTACAGATCTTTGCATCTGATCTAAGCGAATCCGCAATCGACCGGGCTCGTTTGGGTACGTATTCTACAACGGAATTGGCAGGGGTGTCTGAGCAACGGATTAAAAAGTACTTTACCAAAATCAAATGGAAATTTTCAGGTAAACCGGCAGATTAGGGATATGTGCGTTTTTGCCGTTCATAATTTCTTAAAAGACCCTCCATTTGGTAAAATAGACCTGGTAAGCTGTCGTAATGTACTGATCTATTTTGAACCCTATCTGCAGAAAAAAGCACTGACCACATTTCATTATGTACTAAACCAAAACGGGAAATTATTGCTCGGTAAATCGGAAACAACCAGCGGGGTTCCCGACCTTTTTTCTGAAGCTGCCAAAAGTGACAAAATATATTCACGTAAAGAAGCATCCAGTAAGTTCGTGCAGGTGGTTAACCGGAGATCGGAACTTGATTATAATGAGAGAGAGAAATACAACACACGGGAAAAGAAGAGTCCCGACTTTCAAAAAACGGCAGACGAGTATTTGCTCAAAAATCATACCCCTGCCGGTGTAGTGGTAAATAAAGCGATGGATATTGTACAGTATCGGGGAAAAACCGGTCCATATTTAGAGCAAACGTCAGGGAAACCGAGCCATAATTTGATAGCACTGGCAGTGCCGGGCCTGGCTTTTGAACTGCGAAATGTTCTGCATAAAGCAAAACAAGGGAATAAAGAAGTAAAAAAAGAGAACATCCCGATCAAGCTGAATGATGAAATCCATACGGTTTCCATCGAAGCTATTCCGCTTCCCAATACCATAGATCCTCACTTTTTAATCCTGTTTCACGATACCTCTTCAGAAAAAAACAGACAAGAGTCTGAAACGGAAGACGCACAAACAGTCGAAGAACCGGATACCGACAAAGATGATCGCATTCAGCAATTAGAGCAAGAACTTGTTGACACAAGGGAGGACATGCGCAACATCACGGAAGATCAGGAAGTTGCCATTGAAGAGCTCCAGAGCGCCAACGAAGAGTTGATGAGCAGCAGTGAAGAGCTGCAGAGCCTGAATGAAGAGTTAGAGACCAGTAAGGAGGAGCTTCAATCCACGAATGAAGAGCTGATTGTCCTGAACCAGGAAATGAACAGTTTAAATGAACAGTTAGAATCTGAAAGAAATTATTCTGAATCTATAGTTGCAAACATTCGCGGGCCGCTGCTGGTTCTGGATAAACACCTGCGGATAAGAACGGCAAACAAAGCCTTTTACAAAAAGTTTAAAGTAACTGAAGAGGAAACGATTGGGAGCCTGATTTATAACCTGAACAACAAGAAGTGGGATTTCCCTGAATTGAGAAAGCTACTTGAAGAAGTTATGACCGAAAAACAGGTTGTTGTGGATTATGAGGTTATTCATACTTTTCCCGATTTAGGCGAGATGCATTTGTTGCTAAATGCACGGGAGATTATCAAAGATGATGAATCAGATAATTTAATTCTGCTGTCGCTTGAAGATATTACCGAACAGGTAAAAGAGAGAGAAAAAAGGCGTGAAATCCAGGAGCAGTATACCAAAGAACTGGAAAAGAAAATAGAAGAACGGACTGTTGAGTTAAGAAATGCTATTGAAGAGCTCCGGGAAATGAACAAGGAATTGGTGGAAACAAATAAAGAGCTGGAAGCATTTACCTATATTTCCAGTCACGATCTGCAGGAGCCGCTCCGAAAAATTCAAACCTTTGCAGGTATGGTACTCGAAAAAGAGAATCAGAACCTTTCCGATAAGGGTAAAACCTATTTCAATATTATGCGGAGCGCCGCAAAACGGATGCAGAAGCTTATTAATGATCTGCTTGAGTTCTCACGCCTCAACACGACAGAGAGAACGTTTGAGACCATAGATCTGGGTACTATTATTGAAGAGGTTTTAGCAAACTTCAATGACGTTATTAAAGAAAAAAATGCCAATATTGAGCTGCAGGAAATGTGTGAGGCAGATGTTATCGTTTTTCAGTTCCGGCAACTGATGCACAATCTTATCAGCAATGCGCTTAAGTTTTCAAAACCCGGAGAAAGTCCTCATATAAGGATCAAAAGCAGTATTGTAAAAGGGAGTGAACTGAAGTCAAAAGGACTTTCCCCCGATCAAAACTACTGCCATGTTTCCGTGTCTGATAACGGTATCGGTTTGGATAAAAAATTCAAAGGAAAAATATTCGAGGTATTTCAAAAACTCCATTCAAAAGATGAATATCCGGGTACGGGAATCGGGCTGGCAACGGTGAAGAAAATTGTAAATCATCATAATGGAGAAATATTTGTTGATAGTGCCTTGAATAAAGGAACTACATTTGATATTTATATTCCTGCAGAGGCTCAAACATCGACCGAAAAATGAAAACTCCAAAAGCTCCACTTCGTGTCCTTCTAACCGATGATGATGAGGACGACAGGCTTATTTTTAAAGAGATCCTGGATGAGATGGATAAGGATATCATCGTCCGGATGGTGAATGATGGCAAACAGCTGATGGATTTTCTCGCAACCGAAAATAAACCACTTCCCCACATTATCTTCCTGGATCTCAATATGCCGACTATGAACGGATTAGAATGTCTGAAGGAGATCAGAAATGATGACAGGTATAGCGATATTTCCATTGCAATCTATTCTACTTCAATCTCTGAAAAGGATATTGAAGAGACGTTTCTGCATGGAGCCAATATCTATATCACCAAACCGGCTGCTTATAGTGAACTCAAAAAAGTATTGAAAAAATCTCTTACTGCTGTTCGTATGAACCTGAATTCTGAATTAGATAGGTCAAATTTTGTGCTTAAGATTTAGTTTCATGCCGTTGTCGGCTTCCGGGGATCCTGAATCAAGTTTAGGATGACGTACACGGTTTTGCAAAGCCTCCTAAGAATGAAAGTGATCATTTTGGTTCAAAAATGCTACAATTGGGCCAGTATCAATTAGTACTTTCACCGCCCAAAATCTTTCATGTGAGCTGGATTTATAGAAAGATCACCCGGTCCGTTAACAGAACCTGACAAGTGTTCAATACCATGTAAAAATGAGTTTTTTGGGGCGGGCCCGGTGTTTTCTCTTGTTTTTTCTTCAATCAAATCCATAACGGCCTGTTTTTGGGTAACCCCTTGCCGCCGTGCTAACATTCGGATTTTTTCTTTCTGTTCAGGTGTCAGCTTCATGCCAAACCAAACGGTTTTATCTTTCGTTTTACTCATCAGAACAAGTGTTAATTAGATTGCAACTAGAATCTAAACGTTGCAACAAAAATGAAAGTATTTAAAATAAGCCCTTTATTCATAGCAGTTTTACTGTTCTCCCCACTTTCTCTGTGAACTTTTTTAGATGCCCCCTATCCCTGCATTGCTGCAATACTGATTTTAAGATTATCCAACGTCCTTTCCGTTGTTTAACAACATATATAAAACCAGATTGGAATAGCCACTAAATAACATAGTGCAGTGCGCTCTGCCATAAATGAAAGCCCTGCCACGAAGTGATCCCCGGGGGAAAGGGGCGCAATCCAGACAAAACATTGCCTATTTTTATAACATAAAAACAAGTTAAACCTGGGTTTTCATACCCACATAAACCTGTTTGGCTACCGACGGATCAACATAGCCAATTTTTTTTGGTTCATTCATTTAGATTACAAACACTCATGCCGGTTGAATCGCCTTATCATAAAAGCCGCATATCTACATTCGGTGAGATATTTATCCCCCGGAATTGGCGGCCCGGGTTCTTACACTTATTCTGAAAATGTTACATCCTTTACGGATTTTGACCGGCAGCTTTTTAATTGGCGGATTCTGCAATATATTGAAATTCTAAATGGTAGATTCAAGGTTCACGCTTTCTATTTATGAATCTTTCTATCGATACAACTCAACATTAATAAATAAGTCAAGAGCTTCTTCTATGGATATTATAAAAATCATTTTTGCAATCATTCTGCCACCTCTCGGAGTCTTTTTGGAAGTTGGAATAACCGGGGCTTTTTGGTTAAATATTTTACTAACGATCCTTGGCTTTATCCCGGGCATTATCCATGCGGTGTGGGTGATTGCCAAAAACTGATATTCTGAATAAAATCTACCGGAACACAGGACATTAGTCGTGAGCTATTGTAATTATCATTGAACAGAGGGTATGTATTATAAAAAACTTCACTTATATGGTGTTTTTTTCTTGCTGGTCGCCATCGCTTTACCGGCTTTGGTATCGGCACAAGGTGACGACCAGACCTTACCGCCGGAAAGTACTTTTGAAACATCCGTACCGGAACAGGTAGATGTTCGTCCCGAGGCATCAGATTTCGAGATCCGGGAGCGCCTGAGTGGAATATTAGCTGCAACAGGCTGGTTTGTGGACACAGAAGTGGAGGTGAACGATGGGGTTGTGTTTCTCCGGGGTTCAACAGAGACCGATGATTTCAAGCGATGGGCCGGAGAACTCGCCAGTAATACACAGGATGTTACTGCGGTTGTCAATCAAATACAGATAACGGAACCTGATATTTGGAATTACGAACCCGCGTTTACCGGTATGCAGGAACTGTGGCGAAGCATTATGCGAGCGATTCCCTTTTGGGTTTTTGGACTGTTCGTTGTCGTTATATTCTGGGGCCTCTCATTACTTGTAGCCAAAGCCACCCGCGGATATTTAAAGAAACGGGAGATGAATATTCTGTTGCAGGATATTGCCGCAAGAGGCGTGGCTGTATTGGTATTTCTTATAGGACTGTATATAGTTTTTCATATTGCTGATTTAACCAGTGTAGCACTTACGGTTCTTGGGGGTACTGGCCTGCTGGGTATTGTCTTAGGGATTGCATTTCGGGATATCACCGAAAATTTCCTGGCCAGTATTTTTCTGAGTGTACAAAATCCTTTTCACGCCGGTGATCTTGTGGAGATTAACGGCACTACCGGTTTTGTTCAGCGCCTTACAGTTCGCGCGACATTGCTTATGACGCTGGATGGCAACCACATACAAATTCCGAATTCGACGGTCTACAAAAGCAGTATTCTCAATTTTACAAGCAATCCCAACCAGCGAACAACATTTACTATTGGTATCGGGTATGACGATAGTATCACCGCAGCCCAGGAAATAGGCGCAAAAATATTAGAGGAGCATCCCGCGGTTCTAAAAGAACCGGAGGCC of Balneolaceae bacterium contains these proteins:
- a CDS encoding mechanosensitive ion channel family protein, yielding MYYKKLHLYGVFFLLVAIALPALVSAQGDDQTLPPESTFETSVPEQVDVRPEASDFEIRERLSGILAATGWFVDTEVEVNDGVVFLRGSTETDDFKRWAGELASNTQDVTAVVNQIQITEPDIWNYEPAFTGMQELWRSIMRAIPFWVFGLFVVVIFWGLSLLVAKATRGYLKKREMNILLQDIAARGVAVLVFLIGLYIVFHIADLTSVALTVLGGTGLLGIVLGIAFRDITENFLASIFLSVQNPFHAGDLVEINGTTGFVQRLTVRATLLMTLDGNHIQIPNSTVYKSSILNFTSNPNQRTTFTIGIGYDDSITAAQEIGAKILEEHPAVLKEPEAWILLDKLATSTVNIQFYFWVNAQKHNLLKVKSSLLRLIKTAYQEKGISMPDEAREMVFPNGVPVQISRESEIPAERVVKKEPETQPSKDSKVSTVGEGKLESNDEEIREQARQSRSPEEGKDLLKT
- a CDS encoding YqaE/Pmp3 family membrane protein — its product is MDIIKIIFAIILPPLGVFLEVGITGAFWLNILLTILGFIPGIIHAVWVIAKN
- a CDS encoding response regulator gives rise to the protein MKTPKAPLRVLLTDDDEDDRLIFKEILDEMDKDIIVRMVNDGKQLMDFLATENKPLPHIIFLDLNMPTMNGLECLKEIRNDDRYSDISIAIYSTSISEKDIEETFLHGANIYITKPAAYSELKKVLKKSLTAVRMNLNSELDRSNFVLKI
- a CDS encoding ATP-binding protein — translated: MCEADVIVFQFRQLMHNLISNALKFSKPGESPHIRIKSSIVKGSELKSKGLSPDQNYCHVSVSDNGIGLDKKFKGKIFEVFQKLHSKDEYPGTGIGLATVKKIVNHHNGEIFVDSALNKGTTFDIYIPAEAQTSTEK